One region of Priestia megaterium genomic DNA includes:
- a CDS encoding GapA-binding peptide SR1P, protein MGTIVCQTCNCTIDHFEDEKVTRLYSTCKSGECQKADEDLD, encoded by the coding sequence ATGGGAACAATCGTATGTCAAACATGTAACTGCACAATTGATCATTTCGAAGATGAGAAAGTGACGCGATTATACTCAACATGTAAAAGCGGAGAATGTCAAAAAGCAGATGAAGATTTAGATTAA
- a CDS encoding aminotransferase class I/II-fold pyridoxal phosphate-dependent enzyme gives MSSQFSTPLFTGLVNHAKKNPTQFHIPGHKKGNGMDPEFRSFIGDDALSIDLINIGPLDDLHQPKGIIKQAQDLAAEAFGADHTFFSVQGTSGAIMAMVMATCGPGDKIIVPRNVHKSVMSAIVFSGATPIFIHPEIDENLGISHGITSDSVEKALKQHPEAKAVLVINPTYFGISGDLRKIVEIAHSYQVPVLVDEAHGVHIHFHDDLPLSAMQAGADMAATSVHKLGGSMTQSSILNIREGLISPKRVQSILSMLTTTSTSYLLLASLDVARKRLATEGKELAERAISLAEKARKEINTIEHIRCIGREILGTKATYDLDPTKLIISVSDLGITGYDVEKWMREAHNIEVEMSDLYNILCIITPGDTEEDLSRLVTALRELSAKFHNLSETTAKPAILLPDIPVLALTPRDAFYAETEVVPFHESAGRIIAEFVMVYPPGIPIFIPGEIITEENLTYIETNLEAGLPVQGPEDFELKTFRVIKEHKAIQ, from the coding sequence TTGTCTTCTCAATTTTCAACTCCATTATTTACTGGATTAGTTAATCACGCTAAGAAAAACCCAACACAATTCCATATCCCTGGACATAAAAAAGGAAATGGAATGGATCCTGAATTCCGCTCATTTATTGGCGATGATGCTTTATCCATTGATTTAATTAATATCGGTCCCCTTGATGATCTTCACCAGCCAAAAGGCATTATCAAACAAGCGCAGGATTTAGCTGCAGAAGCATTTGGTGCTGATCATACTTTTTTCTCTGTTCAAGGAACGAGCGGAGCAATTATGGCAATGGTTATGGCGACATGTGGACCTGGAGATAAAATTATCGTTCCTAGAAACGTGCATAAATCTGTTATGAGTGCGATTGTTTTTTCAGGAGCTACGCCTATTTTTATTCATCCTGAAATTGACGAAAATCTTGGCATTTCTCACGGTATTACATCGGACTCTGTAGAAAAAGCCTTAAAGCAGCACCCTGAAGCAAAAGCAGTGCTTGTTATCAATCCAACTTACTTTGGAATTTCCGGAGACCTTCGTAAAATCGTAGAAATTGCCCACTCGTATCAAGTGCCTGTACTTGTTGATGAAGCTCACGGCGTTCATATTCACTTCCATGATGATTTGCCTCTGTCTGCTATGCAGGCCGGTGCAGATATGGCAGCAACAAGCGTGCATAAATTAGGCGGTTCTATGACGCAAAGTTCCATTTTAAACATACGCGAAGGCTTAATTTCTCCAAAACGCGTACAGTCTATTTTAAGCATGCTGACAACAACATCAACCTCTTATCTGCTGCTGGCTTCTTTAGATGTTGCACGAAAACGTCTAGCTACAGAAGGAAAAGAGCTGGCTGAACGTGCAATTTCTCTTGCTGAAAAAGCACGAAAAGAAATTAATACAATTGAGCATATCCGATGTATAGGCAGAGAAATTTTAGGCACAAAAGCTACGTATGATTTAGACCCTACTAAATTAATTATTTCTGTTTCAGATTTAGGAATTACGGGCTATGACGTAGAAAAATGGATGCGTGAAGCTCATAATATCGAAGTGGAAATGTCTGACCTTTATAATATTCTATGTATTATCACGCCCGGAGATACAGAAGAAGATCTTTCACGTCTTGTCACAGCTCTGCGTGAGTTATCCGCAAAATTCCATAACCTTTCTGAGACAACGGCAAAACCGGCTATTTTATTACCTGATATTCCTGTATTGGCTTTAACACCTCGTGATGCTTTTTACGCTGAAACCGAAGTGGTACCTTTTCATGAGTCAGCAGGTCGTATTATTGCAGAATTTGTAATGGTCTATCCTCCTGGTATTCCTATTTTTATTCCTGGGGAAATCATCACTGAGGAAAATTTAACCTACATTGAAACAAACTTAGAGGCAGGTTTACCAGTGCAGGGTCCGGAAGATTTTGAATTAAAGACATTTCGTGTCATTAAAGAACATAAAGCAATTCAATAA
- a CDS encoding UPF0223 family protein, with protein MEYQYPISLDWSTEEIIDVVKFFESIERAYEKGIERDHLMAVYRRFKEIVPSKAEEKTICNDFEDQSKYSSYRTIQKAKAASSGDIIKM; from the coding sequence GTGGAATATCAATACCCTATCTCCCTTGATTGGAGTACAGAAGAAATTATTGATGTAGTGAAGTTTTTTGAAAGCATTGAACGAGCTTATGAAAAAGGTATTGAGCGTGATCACCTAATGGCAGTCTATCGCCGATTTAAAGAAATTGTGCCAAGTAAAGCAGAAGAAAAAACAATCTGTAACGATTTTGAAGACCAAAGCAAATACTCTTCTTATCGAACGATTCAAAAAGCAAAGGCTGCTTCTTCTGGAGATATCATAAAAATGTAA
- a CDS encoding YktB family protein gives MAFSGFSQDDFNVFRIEGLDARMEAIKTTIRPKFEQLSNHFAPTLSSLCGDEMFVHIAKHARRTVNPPADTWVAFANSKRGYKKLPHFQIGLWETHVFVWFAVIYESPIKEQFGKLLKQNMEEIRQNIPDSFVWSKDHTKPDSKKMGDLSSEDLESLFERLETVKKAEILCGITIPKEEAIAMSGEEWMARIEQTFHTVTPLYELTKKAYA, from the coding sequence ATGGCATTCTCAGGATTTTCACAAGATGACTTTAACGTATTCCGTATCGAGGGGCTTGATGCACGTATGGAAGCCATCAAGACAACGATACGCCCAAAATTCGAACAATTGAGCAATCATTTTGCTCCTACTCTTTCTTCACTTTGTGGAGATGAAATGTTCGTACATATTGCCAAACATGCACGAAGAACAGTTAACCCGCCAGCAGATACGTGGGTAGCCTTTGCTAACAGTAAACGCGGGTATAAAAAGCTCCCTCATTTTCAAATTGGCCTTTGGGAAACACACGTCTTTGTGTGGTTTGCCGTCATTTACGAATCACCTATTAAAGAACAATTTGGAAAGCTGCTAAAACAAAACATGGAGGAGATTCGTCAAAATATCCCAGACTCGTTTGTTTGGTCGAAAGATCATACAAAACCTGATAGTAAAAAAATGGGCGACTTATCTTCTGAAGACTTAGAGAGTTTGTTTGAACGTCTAGAGACGGTTAAAAAAGCTGAGATCCTATGCGGCATTACAATTCCAAAAGAAGAAGCGATTGCAATGAGCGGCGAAGAATGGATGGCTCGTATTGAACAAACATTTCATACGGTAACTCCATTATATGAACTAACTAAAAAAGCATATGCATAA
- a CDS encoding inositol monophosphatase family protein, protein MTQRWKEIDTYVKEWLKEAGQKIQQSFSKELLIQTKSNPNDLVTNMDKEIEQFFISKINETFPEHHILGEEGYGEELESEEGTIWIIDPIDGTMNFVHQQRNFAISIGIFENGVGQAGYIYDVIHNELYHALKGQGAFMNDIQLPKLEPVPVEEAIISLNATWVTENRRIDPSVLSPLVRKVRGTRSYGSAAIELAYVAAGRLDGYITLRLAPWDFAAGKVLIEEVGGVMTDLEGKPLEILEKSSVFVSKPTLHDEIFRTYLEGKWTK, encoded by the coding sequence ATGACACAACGCTGGAAAGAAATTGATACATACGTTAAAGAGTGGCTAAAAGAAGCTGGACAAAAAATTCAACAGTCGTTTAGTAAAGAACTTCTCATTCAAACGAAATCGAATCCAAATGATTTAGTAACAAATATGGATAAAGAAATTGAACAGTTTTTTATCTCAAAAATCAATGAAACCTTTCCGGAACATCATATTCTCGGAGAAGAAGGATATGGGGAAGAGCTTGAATCAGAAGAAGGAACGATTTGGATTATCGATCCGATCGACGGTACGATGAACTTTGTTCATCAGCAGCGAAATTTTGCTATTTCCATCGGTATATTCGAAAATGGTGTAGGACAAGCAGGTTATATTTATGATGTTATTCATAATGAGCTGTATCATGCTTTAAAAGGACAGGGCGCGTTTATGAATGACATCCAATTGCCGAAACTTGAACCTGTACCAGTTGAAGAAGCTATTATTAGCTTAAATGCAACGTGGGTGACGGAGAACCGCCGTATTGATCCTTCCGTATTAAGTCCGCTTGTGCGTAAAGTAAGAGGGACCCGTTCATATGGATCCGCAGCTATTGAGCTTGCTTACGTAGCGGCTGGACGCTTGGATGGATACATTACTTTACGTTTGGCTCCATGGGACTTTGCTGCCGGTAAAGTGTTGATTGAAGAAGTTGGAGGAGTCATGACGGATTTAGAAGGGAAGCCGTTAGAGATTCTTGAAAAAAGCAGTGTATTTGTAAGCAAACCAACATTACATGACGAAATCTTTCGTACGTACCTTGAAGGAAAGTGGACTAAATAA
- a CDS encoding YlaF family protein, whose product MRNIKWVFVLYAFIATAAIMSIGIFIGEGSALGVILAIVALIVVMGLGFTTKKKMREKGQL is encoded by the coding sequence ATGAGAAACATTAAGTGGGTATTCGTTTTATATGCATTCATCGCAACTGCAGCTATTATGTCAATTGGCATATTTATCGGAGAAGGAAGCGCTCTCGGGGTCATTTTAGCTATCGTAGCTTTAATTGTTGTAATGGGTCTTGGCTTTACGACTAAGAAAAAAATGCGAGAAAAAGGGCAGCTGTAA
- the typA gene encoding translational GTPase TypA — protein MNIRKDLRNIAIIAHVDHGKTTLVDKLLHQSGTFRTNEHVEERAMDSNDLERERGITILAKNTAINYKDTRINIMDTPGHADFGGEVERIMKMVDGVLLVVDAYEGCMPQTRFVLKKALEQNLTPIVVVNKIDRDFARPTEVVDEVIDLFIELGASEEQIEFPVVYASAINGTASTNPEKQDENMSSLFDSIIEHIPAPVDNSDEPLQFQVAMLDYNDYLGRIGVGRVFRGTMKVGQQVALMKLDGTVKQFRVTKLFGFLGLKRVEIEEAKAGDLIAVSGMEDINVGETVCPFDHQDALPILRIDEPTLQMTFLVNNSPFAGREGKFVTSRKIEERLMSELETDVSLRVENTDSPDVWVVSGRGELHLSILIENMRREGYEIQVSKPEVIVREIDGVRCEPVERVQIDVPEEHTGSIMESMGARKGEMVDMINNGSGQVRLIFMVPARGLIGYTTEFLSLTRGFGIINHSFDSYQPMQQGQVGGRRQGVLVSMESGKSSTYGIQGVEDRGTIFVEPGTEVYEGMIVGEHTRENDIVVNICKMKQMTNMRSANKDQTTGMKKPRIMSLEQSLEYLNEDEYCEITPESIRLRKKILDKNEREKAAKKKKYADTK, from the coding sequence GTGAACATTCGTAAAGATTTACGTAATATTGCCATTATTGCCCATGTAGACCATGGGAAAACAACGTTAGTAGATAAATTATTACATCAGTCCGGAACATTCCGTACTAATGAGCATGTTGAAGAACGTGCGATGGATTCAAATGACCTTGAGCGTGAGCGTGGAATTACAATTTTAGCGAAAAACACAGCTATTAATTATAAAGATACGCGTATCAACATTATGGATACGCCAGGACATGCTGACTTCGGTGGAGAAGTTGAGCGTATTATGAAAATGGTAGACGGTGTTCTACTTGTAGTAGACGCATACGAAGGATGTATGCCTCAAACGCGCTTTGTATTGAAAAAAGCATTAGAGCAAAACTTAACGCCGATTGTTGTTGTTAACAAAATTGACCGTGACTTTGCTCGTCCAACTGAAGTAGTTGATGAAGTAATTGACTTATTTATTGAACTAGGTGCAAGTGAGGAACAAATTGAGTTCCCTGTTGTTTATGCTTCAGCAATCAACGGAACGGCTAGCACGAACCCTGAAAAGCAAGATGAGAACATGTCATCTCTATTTGACTCAATCATCGAGCACATTCCAGCACCAGTAGACAACAGCGACGAACCACTTCAATTCCAAGTGGCAATGCTTGACTACAATGACTATCTTGGTCGTATCGGTGTAGGGCGCGTATTCCGCGGAACAATGAAAGTAGGCCAGCAAGTTGCATTAATGAAGCTTGACGGTACGGTAAAACAATTCCGCGTAACAAAATTATTCGGTTTCCTAGGCTTAAAGCGTGTTGAAATCGAAGAAGCAAAGGCAGGAGACCTGATCGCTGTATCAGGAATGGAAGACATCAACGTAGGTGAAACAGTATGTCCGTTTGACCACCAAGATGCACTGCCAATTTTACGTATTGATGAACCTACTTTACAAATGACGTTCTTAGTAAACAATTCACCGTTTGCTGGTCGTGAAGGTAAATTTGTTACATCTCGTAAAATTGAAGAGCGCTTAATGTCTGAACTTGAGACAGATGTAAGTTTACGCGTGGAAAATACTGATTCACCGGATGTATGGGTCGTTTCAGGACGTGGAGAACTTCATTTATCTATTTTAATTGAAAATATGCGTCGTGAAGGATATGAGATTCAAGTATCAAAACCTGAAGTAATCGTTCGTGAAATTGATGGCGTTCGCTGTGAGCCAGTTGAACGTGTGCAAATCGACGTGCCTGAAGAACATACGGGTTCTATTATGGAATCAATGGGTGCTCGTAAAGGTGAAATGGTTGATATGATTAACAACGGCAGCGGTCAAGTTCGTCTGATCTTTATGGTTCCTGCACGTGGTTTAATCGGTTATACAACTGAGTTCTTATCGTTAACTCGTGGATTCGGTATCATTAACCATTCATTTGATAGCTACCAACCAATGCAGCAAGGTCAAGTTGGAGGTCGCCGTCAAGGTGTGCTTGTTTCTATGGAAAGCGGTAAATCATCTACTTATGGAATCCAAGGCGTAGAAGACCGCGGTACAATTTTCGTGGAGCCAGGTACAGAAGTATACGAAGGTATGATCGTAGGAGAACACACTCGTGAAAATGATATCGTTGTTAACATCTGTAAAATGAAGCAAATGACGAATATGCGTTCTGCTAACAAAGATCAAACAACAGGTATGAAAAAACCTCGTATTATGTCTTTAGAGCAATCACTTGAATATTTAAACGAAGATGAATATTGTGAAATCACACCAGAATCTATTCGTCTACGTAAAAAAATTCTTGATAAAAATGAACGTGAAAAAGCAGCGAAAAAGAAAAAATACGCTGACACGAAATAA
- a CDS encoding YlaH-like family protein, whose protein sequence is MDVKEHLSFFAALYQVDEHAKIGMWLLYFTILGLSVLVYKLGFAKKLPLLKSVVIYLFLAFGCTILTFLGIFLPVAEGLVVAALVLIIYKIRLYQAKKQNSTLGS, encoded by the coding sequence ATGGATGTAAAAGAACACCTTTCATTTTTTGCTGCTTTGTATCAAGTAGATGAACATGCAAAAATAGGAATGTGGCTGTTATACTTTACTATTTTAGGGCTATCTGTTCTTGTGTACAAACTCGGGTTTGCAAAGAAGCTGCCGCTTTTAAAATCTGTGGTTATTTATCTATTTTTAGCTTTTGGATGTACAATTTTAACGTTTTTAGGCATTTTTTTACCTGTAGCTGAAGGGCTTGTGGTTGCAGCGCTTGTATTAATTATTTATAAAATACGGCTGTATCAGGCTAAAAAGCAAAACTCCACGTTGGGTTCATAA
- a CDS encoding YlaI family protein, whose product MRVQCVMCDKIETIEDETLVAKRLRNRPIHTYMCNECSERIEKRTKERIATGNFKLYESKKTEEDW is encoded by the coding sequence ATGAGAGTACAATGTGTCATGTGCGATAAAATTGAAACAATTGAGGATGAAACGCTCGTGGCAAAACGACTGCGCAACCGTCCTATCCATACATATATGTGCAATGAATGTTCTGAACGGATTGAAAAACGAACAAAAGAACGCATAGCTACTGGTAACTTTAAACTATATGAGTCGAAAAAGACAGAGGAGGATTGGTAA
- a CDS encoding pyridoxamine 5'-phosphate oxidase family protein, protein MANEVETQLVDALYDELQTERFATISTIDFETNAPNVSAISWLVAPTKQKIRFAVDVKSRIVENIKHTNKAVVNILANESCYSISGIAEVVQEKLEGVALKLTLIELDINEVRDVMFYGSKISVNPSYEKTYDPVAAAKLDKQVIEAIKKA, encoded by the coding sequence ATGGCCAACGAAGTCGAGACTCAATTAGTAGATGCATTATACGATGAGCTACAGACAGAGAGATTTGCAACCATTTCAACTATTGATTTTGAAACAAACGCTCCAAATGTTAGTGCCATTTCGTGGTTAGTAGCTCCGACTAAACAAAAAATTCGATTTGCCGTAGATGTCAAATCGAGGATTGTAGAAAACATTAAACATACGAATAAAGCAGTGGTAAATATTCTTGCTAATGAATCATGCTACTCAATCAGCGGAATAGCTGAGGTAGTGCAGGAAAAGTTAGAAGGAGTAGCTTTAAAGCTGACGCTAATTGAACTAGATATTAATGAAGTAAGAGATGTCATGTTCTATGGCTCTAAGATTTCAGTAAACCCTTCATATGAAAAGACCTATGATCCAGTAGCAGCCGCTAAACTCGATAAGCAAGTAATTGAAGCGATAAAAAAAGCTTAG
- a CDS encoding YhcN/YlaJ family sporulation lipoprotein: protein MNKFFLSISLCFITLTGCNNNQADVEEGQKTDRIVQVKNSSPERSHKRTANEISAHLVELASSVPNVNDATAIVLGKYAIVGIDVGKDIDRSEVSSIKYTVAEGLKADPYGANSVVIADPDTVARLKQIGNEIRKGRPVTGFLDELAAIVNRVMPEFAEEIRRNPSSTDTNNQKLNNKQEQNLKNEQEKQSNNHLQKNE, encoded by the coding sequence ATGAACAAATTTTTTCTATCCATTAGCTTATGTTTTATTACACTAACCGGCTGCAACAATAATCAAGCAGACGTTGAAGAAGGGCAAAAGACAGATCGAATTGTACAGGTCAAAAATTCATCTCCTGAACGCTCTCACAAGCGTACTGCTAATGAAATATCAGCGCATTTAGTTGAACTGGCTTCAAGCGTTCCGAATGTAAATGATGCTACTGCCATTGTGCTCGGCAAGTATGCAATCGTAGGCATTGACGTCGGCAAAGATATTGATCGTTCAGAAGTAAGTTCAATCAAATATACAGTTGCCGAAGGTCTGAAAGCTGATCCGTACGGCGCTAACTCTGTTGTTATTGCAGATCCTGATACGGTCGCTCGGCTAAAACAAATTGGAAATGAAATTCGCAAAGGTCGGCCGGTTACAGGATTTTTAGATGAATTAGCAGCCATTGTAAACCGAGTGATGCCTGAATTTGCAGAAGAAATCCGCCGAAATCCTAGTTCAACAGATACAAACAATCAAAAATTAAATAATAAACAAGAGCAAAATTTAAAGAATGAGCAGGAAAAACAATCTAATAATCATCTTCAAAAAAATGAATAA
- a CDS encoding PhoH family protein, producing MGKIYVLDTNVLLQDPHSIFSFDDNEVVIPAVVLEEVDSKKRNMDEVGRNARQVSKLIDNLRQHGKLYEKIPLENGGHLRIELNHRSFQQLQEIFVEKTNDNRILAVAKNLSLEEETKEDGREVILVSKDVLVRVKADAIGLRAEDFLSDRVVEFNSIYTGFSEVYIAKELLSQFYEKGELLTSQIANHSFFANQFLVMKDAFGGSGSAIGIVDQTTTKVKKLLFEYDHIWGIKPRNVQQIMALELLLRDDVQLVTLIGKAGTGKTLLALASGLMQTEDLGCFKKLLVARPIVPLGKDIGFLPGEKQEKLRPWMQPIYDNLEYLFNTKKPGELDAILAGLSSIEVEALTYIRGRSIPEQFIIIDEAQNLTKHEIKTILTRVGEKSKIVLMGDPAQIDHPYLDEYNNGLTYVVEKFKEQKVSGHVRLIKGERSGLAQLAADIL from the coding sequence TTGGGAAAAATTTATGTATTAGATACGAATGTTTTATTACAAGATCCGCATTCAATTTTTTCATTTGATGATAACGAAGTAGTGATTCCAGCCGTTGTACTAGAAGAAGTTGATTCGAAAAAAAGAAATATGGATGAAGTCGGACGAAATGCAAGGCAGGTATCCAAACTCATTGATAACTTGAGACAACATGGAAAGTTATATGAGAAAATCCCGTTAGAAAATGGGGGCCATTTGCGAATTGAACTCAATCATCGCTCTTTTCAACAGCTTCAAGAAATCTTTGTGGAAAAAACAAATGATAATCGAATTTTAGCTGTTGCTAAAAATTTATCCCTTGAAGAGGAAACAAAAGAAGATGGACGTGAAGTGATACTAGTGAGTAAAGATGTGTTGGTACGTGTGAAGGCTGACGCAATCGGTTTAAGAGCAGAAGATTTTTTAAGTGATCGAGTAGTGGAATTCAATAGTATTTATACAGGCTTTTCAGAAGTCTATATTGCAAAAGAACTGCTGAGTCAATTTTACGAAAAAGGAGAGCTGCTAACGTCTCAAATTGCAAACCACTCCTTTTTTGCAAATCAATTCTTAGTGATGAAAGATGCATTTGGAGGATCCGGATCAGCCATCGGCATTGTCGATCAAACAACAACGAAAGTAAAAAAACTTTTATTTGAATATGATCATATATGGGGAATTAAACCTCGAAATGTTCAGCAAATTATGGCGTTAGAACTTCTTCTTAGAGACGACGTTCAACTGGTCACGTTAATTGGAAAGGCAGGTACGGGGAAAACGCTGCTTGCTTTAGCTTCAGGACTTATGCAGACGGAAGATCTAGGGTGTTTTAAAAAGCTGCTTGTAGCTCGTCCAATTGTTCCTTTAGGGAAAGATATTGGATTCTTGCCAGGAGAAAAGCAGGAGAAGCTTCGTCCATGGATGCAACCAATTTATGATAACCTAGAGTACTTATTCAACACTAAAAAACCTGGAGAACTGGATGCGATTCTAGCGGGTCTGAGTTCAATAGAAGTGGAAGCCTTGACGTATATAAGAGGCCGAAGCATTCCGGAACAGTTTATTATTATTGATGAAGCACAAAATTTAACGAAGCATGAAATTAAAACAATTTTAACAAGGGTAGGGGAAAAGAGTAAAATTGTGCTTATGGGAGATCCGGCTCAAATTGATCATCCTTATTTAGATGAGTATAACAACGGATTAACGTACGTAGTTGAAAAGTTTAAAGAGCAAAAAGTATCGGGCCACGTTCGGTTAATCAAAGGAGAGCGCTCCGGGCTAGCACAATTAGCAGCTGATATTCTTTAA
- a CDS encoding YlaN family protein encodes MIDHREKAYALLKADADKILQLIQVQMDNLTMPQCPLYEEVLDTQMFGLSREIDFAVRLGLIDERVGKTLLDRLERELSALHEAFTKK; translated from the coding sequence ATGATAGATCATCGTGAAAAAGCGTATGCGTTGTTAAAAGCTGATGCAGATAAGATTTTGCAATTAATTCAAGTTCAAATGGATAACTTAACAATGCCACAATGTCCTCTTTATGAAGAGGTTTTAGATACACAAATGTTTGGTTTATCAAGAGAAATTGATTTTGCAGTTCGTCTTGGTTTAATTGATGAACGTGTTGGAAAAACATTGCTAGACCGCCTCGAGCGTGAACTTTCTGCACTGCATGAAGCGTTTACAAAAAAATAA